A section of the Castanea sativa cultivar Marrone di Chiusa Pesio chromosome 12, ASM4071231v1 genome encodes:
- the LOC142621305 gene encoding bidirectional sugar transporter SWEET1-like, whose protein sequence is MNKMQDTAHSVFGIFGNVTALFLFLAPMITFWRIIKSKSTEQFSGIPYVMTLLNCLLSFWYGLPFVSKHNLLVSTINGTGAGIEIIYVLIFIVYAPKKERTKILGLFAFVLTFFAAVVLISLLALHGNARKLFCGFAAAVFSIIMYGSPLSIMRTVIKTKSVEFMPFFLSLFCFLCGTSWFIFGLLGNDPFVYVNNGFGSFLGALQLILYFIYRKNKGKDKNENKSTCLGSVKLGLPDKPNEDKEPSNTNGAQNGHV, encoded by the exons ATGAACAAAATGCAAGATACTGCGCATTCGGTCTTCGGAATTTTTG GAAATGTTACTGCTTTGTTCCTCTTCTTGGCTCCAAT GATAACGTTCTGGAGGATTATAAAGAGCAAGTCCACAGAACAGTTTTCGGGCATTCCATACGTGATGACCTTGCTCAACtgccttctttctttttg GTATGGCCTACCCTTTGTGTCAAAACACAATCTATTAGTTTCAACAATCAATGGCACTGGTGCAGGAATAGAGATCATATATGTATTAATCTTCATAGTATATGCgccaaagaaagaaagaaccaaGATTTTGGGGCTCTTCGCGTTTGTGCTCACCTTTTTCGCAGCCGTGGTCTTGATCTCCCTCCTAGCCTTGCATGGCAATGCCAGAAAGCTCTTCTGTGGCTTTGCTGCTGCCGTTTTCTCCATAATCATGTATGGATCACCTCTATCAATCATG AGGACTGTGATTAAAACAAAGAGTGTTGAATTCATGCCATTTTTCCTGTcgctgttttgttttttgtgcgGCACTTCCTGGTTTATCTTTGGTCTGCTCGGCAATGACCCTTTTGTATAT GTGAACAATGGGTTCGGTTCTTTTCTTGGGGCCCTGCAGCTGATTCTGTACTTTATCTACCGTAAAAACAAGGGCAAGGACAAAAACGAGAACAAAAGCACCTGTTTAGGATCTGTGAAGCTGGGACTTCCTGATAAACCCAACGAAGATAAGGAGCCATCCAACACAAACGGTGCTCAGAATGGCCACGTATAG